The Mytilus galloprovincialis chromosome 4, xbMytGall1.hap1.1, whole genome shotgun sequence genome contains a region encoding:
- the LOC143071141 gene encoding uncharacterized protein LOC143071141: MDREDRRRFFVIGSAILEVVTPVFRHKLENNYTNHGVGCLRDYLNSQPVVHTLFHLRHRYMTCCKDNGNCRSNPTLPINYCQWDLLYTENPGPGQHYCYCKYTAKSVQLEDIDITLAGLILLNCCTLGPAEQQAIKMLRQYKNDYLSHNTKCGITKPEYDALWPHLTNFVLQLDPSRQDDIVRIKNRPMDESLCTKYFIDLLDVHKQLDQIAITVQELNSTFQTLSTTVHGLNTSLQGIGWNIHGSFQGVNTTLQGIQTTMDKLLYYAEKGVTCTCQRENPDIQRQQRKSYKLGQDIFYQIHQFTTVSCSTVFPYDKAVMTNDGHVAYIQWGNCSIEIYNTDGSHVGTIQLQSIQWDITVVNNSTVAVTLHDCDRIDIWNINNRQKVKSIQLSSQCYGITTINNKFVVSCKGRLMIIDHQTEKVEKTIDTVGWDPVTLCGSGDSVFYTNESHFVYHYSHSNNKITKVKLSSQPFDVTTLQDGSVYVICEDGSVQHVSSDGKKYKQVTTKGLIWLGSVTGISYNPVQRKLIITNKDSIKVFNEC, from the exons ATGGACAGAGAAGACCGACGACGTTTCTTTGTTATTGGGTCTGCTATACTAGAAGTTGTTACTCCTGTATTTAGACATAAGCTGGAGAACAATTACACTAACCACGGAGTAGGATGCTTGAGAGATTATCTAAACAGTCAGCCAGTGGTCCATACCCTGTTCCATTTAAGACACAGATACATGACGTGCTGTAAAGACAATGGTAACTGTAGAAGTAATCCAACCCTTCCAATCAACTACTGTCAATGGGACCTGTTGTATACAGAAAACCCAGGACCAGGTCAACATTATTGTTACTGTAAATATACAGCTAAATCTGTCCAACTGGAGGATATCGACATCACCCTGGCAGGCCTTATTCTTCTTAACTGCTGCACTCTGGGACCAGCCGAACAACAAGCAATCAAAATGCTCAGGCAGTACAAGAATGACTACTTAAGCCACAACACAAAATGTGGCATAACAAAACCTGAATATGATGCATTGTGGCCACATCTTACAAACTTTGTCTTACAACTTGATCCAAGCAGACAAGATGATATTGTCAGAATAAAGAATAGACCTATGGATGAATCACTTTGCACCAAATACTTCATTGACCTTTTGGATGTTCACAAGCAGCTGGATCAG aTTGCAATAACAGTTCAAGAGCTGAATTCTACATTTCAAACATTAAGCACAACAGTCCATGGACTTAATACGTCATTACAAGGAATAGGATGGAATATACATGGATCATTCCAGGGAGTAAACACAACTTTACAAGGAATACAGACAACAATGGAT aaattacTCTACTATGCTGAAAAAGGTGTAACTTGTACATGTCAAAGGGAAAATCCTGATATCCAAA GACAGCAAAGGAAGTCCTACAAACTAGGACAAGATATCTTCTATCAGATTCATCAATTTACTACAGTATCTTGCAGTACAGTCTTTCCATATGACAAAGCTGTGATGACAAATGATGGACATGTGGCCTATATACAATGGGGGAACTGTTCTATAGAGATTTATAATACAGATGGTTCACATGTTGGTACAATACAACTACAGAGTATACAATGGGATATAACTGTAGTCAACAACTCTACAGTAGCTGTTACACTGCATGACTGTGACAGAATAGACATATGGAACATAAATAATAGACAGAAAGTGAAATCAATACAATTATCTTCACAATGCTATGGCATCACAACTATAAACAACAAGTTTGTAGTAAGCTGTAAGGGAAGATTGATGATCATAGATCATCAGACAGAGAAGGTGGAGAAGACCATTGATACTGTTGGTTGGGATCCTGTCACACTGTGTGGTTCTGGTGATAGTGTATTTTACACAAATGAAAGTCATTTCGTGTACCATTACAGTCACTCTAATAACAAGATTACCAAAGTGAAGTTATCATCACAGCCCTTTGATGTGACCACACTACAAGATGGCAGTGTGTATGTGATATGTGAAGATGGATCAGTACAACATGTGTCATCTGATGGAAAGAAGTATAAACAGGTTACTACAAAGGGACTGATATGGTTAGGGAGTGTTACGGGAATAAGTTATAATCCTGTACAAAGGAAACTGATCATTACTAATAAAGACTCAATAAAAGTGTTTAATGAATGCTGA